The DNA sequence cttaagcgatcctcctgcctcagcctcccgagtagctgggactacaggcatgcaccaccgtgcccggctaatttttttctatatatatattttagctgtccatacaatttctttctatttttagtagagatggggtctcgctcttgctcaggctggtctcaaactcctgagctcaaacaatccgcccgcctcggcctcccagagtgccaggaccacaggcgtgagccaccgcgcccggcccctccatTGCTATTGTTGCTCAGGGCCGGCAGTCTTGGTGGTCACCAGTTCAGTGGAGCCCAGCTCTGTGGCTGGCACAGGTACGCTATGGCCGGATGGGGTGGTGCCTGGGTCTTCTTCCCTGGGTGGAGGCCAGACAGGAGCTGTGGCATCAAGGGTTCCAGGGCACAGGATGATGACATTGTCCAGGGGctctggggcaggaggtgggggagggaaggtcaGCACTGGGCCACAACCTTCCTCCACTGCCTGTTCTAGAAAGCTTCCCAGAGGGTGCAGCCCCTTGCGATGAGACCCCACTGTGGGAGGGAGGAGTGGCACAGGGCAGGGGCGAGATGGGAAGTACGCCCGAGGGGTAGGAGCTGGGGCCCAGCCTGGCCATCCCACAGGGATTTGCTCTGGGACAAGCTCCCTCAGACTCCCAAGGTGCAGGACAGACTCCTCCCTTAGATGGGACTCCCCAGTGCTGTCCTTCCTTCGCCTTGGGTCTGGGAGGGCAATGCCGTGTCCCTCACTTAGGGCCTGTCGTCTCCCTGCTCAGCCTGAGCTCTTCAGGGCAAACTCTCTCCTACCCGCAGTCCACACAGCCCTTTCTCTCGGTTCAGACCCCCCACCCGCAAGGGCCATGTCGCCCCTAGACGGCCTCACCCCCAGGCCATGTGACCCCGCGCCTCCGACGGTGCCCCTTGGTTCCCTAGATGGAACTCACCGTGCTGGCCTCCATCTGGGCCCTCCGGGGAGGCCGTCCCACGAAGCCGCCGGCGCCTCCAGCTCACCAGGCCCACCAGGGCCAGCGCTAGCACCAGGCCCAGCAGCGCGGGGGCGCCGAAGAGCAGCCCGGGCAAGGGCAGCGCCGCCTCGGGGCCGGCGCCCGCGCCCACTGACTCCTGCGGCTGCAGCGCCGTCCCGGGCGCCGCGCTGCTCACTCCTGCTGCAGgcggaggggacagggagggagggcgcGGGGCCGCGGGGAGGGACGCGCGGGGACGGGGTGGGGCGGAGGGAGgcgaggctgggaggggagggacggCGGGAGAGGTGGACATAGGGGGAGAGAGCGGAGGCGGCGGTGAGGGCCCCGTCCAGGCCCTGCCCACGGATCCCCATCAACCCGCCGGGTCTTGGGCGGGGCGGGCTCTGCCTGCGGCTTCGGCGGGCTGGGGGCCCCGTGGCAGGACCTCCGTCCTCCCCGAGGGCTGCCCGAGGCCACGCGTCAGCGCGGGTCGCTCTTACCCGGTCTCGGCTCGGGCGTGCGGAGGAGCTTGCAGGCCACGCAGTGGCGGACCAGCAGGTCGAAGCACTGGGCCGGGTCACAGGGCGTGGGGGGCGGCCCGTCCCTGCCCCTCGGCCTCCTGGCCCCTCGCCTCATGGTGCTGATGCCGCCTCACTGCGCGGTGACTGAGCTCTGAGTTGGGCTCCGCTGCCCTCCGGGAGGAAACCGGGAGCGGCCGCGCactccgccccgccccgcgggGTGGGACCACTGGGGTGGGACCACTCTCAGCCAGGCCCAGGGCCCTGAACCGCagacctctttttctttctccctaggGTTCCTCCATTCACCCACTCAACCATGACCCCCAGACGCCAGCTGGGTGGGCCCTAGGCCGGGCTGGGGTCAGACCAGAGCCTGCTCCTGGGCCACAAAGAGGATGGGTCCCTGCAGTCAGGACATAGACCTCTGGGTGGCCTCCCCTGCTCAGCCTCTCAGAGATAGTCTGTGGCTCCGATGCTCCCACCACCATCTCGCTGCAAgcccacctgcctcctcctctggggagtcctccttctcttcccaggCAGAGCTGGTTTAGGACATCAAACACTTCTGAGTGACCACCTTGTACCAGGCCCAGAGAGTCCGCCCAGAGGGAGTCCCACAGGACAATGCCTCACAGTAGGGACCAGCACAGGTCATCCTGGATGATGAGAGGCGTTTGCCAGGTGGAGGGAGGGTGGAGCGTGAGCAAAGGCTTGGAGACCCAAACAGGGAGTCCAGGGAGTGCTGGGGccagagggccaggctggggccttGACTGGAGCATCAGGGAGCTTGGACTCTGAGCTGCAGGATACGAGGGAGCCACGCAGGGCTTTGAGCAGGGAGTGTCAGTAAGATCTGCATATTACAAAGGAAACTATGGCTGGAATGGAGGGAATCCTGC is a window from the Eulemur rufifrons isolate Redbay chromosome 16, OSU_ERuf_1, whole genome shotgun sequence genome containing:
- the TNFRSF13C gene encoding tumor necrosis factor receptor superfamily member 13C produces the protein MRRGARRPRGRDGPPPTPCDPAQCFDLLVRHCVACKLLRTPEPRPAGVSSAAPGTALQPQESVGAGAGPEAALPLPGLLFGAPALLGLVLALALVGLVSWRRRRLRGTASPEGPDGGQHVLTFPPPPPAPEPLDNVIILCPGTLDATAPVWPPPREEDPGTTPSGHSVPVPATELGSTELVTTKTAGPEQQ